In one Micromonospora polyrhachis genomic region, the following are encoded:
- a CDS encoding DedA family protein gives MSRLTAWLLGLPGILVYASVGALVFAEDALFLGFVIPGETAAVLGGVAVSRGHATLPTMIVVVVASAVLGDTVGYAVGRHLGPRLMDSRLLCRHRERVERARRLLARRGGVAVLLGRFVAFLRALVPALAGAARMPYGTFLFFNALGALIWGTGTVLLGHLAGRSYDLLERTFGRFAALTVVGLVVIGLVGWRIRRHRSDHRIRQHRSDQRSDRPGRNGR, from the coding sequence CGTCGGTCGGGGCGCTGGTGTTCGCCGAGGATGCGCTCTTTCTCGGCTTCGTCATCCCCGGGGAGACCGCTGCCGTGCTGGGTGGGGTGGCGGTGAGCCGGGGACACGCCACGCTGCCCACGATGATCGTCGTGGTGGTCGCCTCGGCGGTCCTGGGCGACACGGTCGGGTACGCCGTCGGCCGGCACCTCGGACCCCGGCTGATGGACAGCCGGTTGCTCTGCCGGCACCGGGAGCGGGTGGAGCGGGCACGGCGTCTGCTGGCCCGGCGGGGCGGCGTGGCTGTTCTGCTGGGGCGGTTCGTCGCGTTCCTGCGCGCGTTGGTGCCGGCACTGGCCGGCGCGGCCCGGATGCCGTACGGCACCTTCCTGTTCTTCAACGCCCTGGGCGCGCTGATCTGGGGGACGGGTACGGTGCTGCTCGGTCACCTGGCCGGTCGTTCCTACGACCTCCTGGAACGGACGTTTGGGCGGTTCGCCGCCCTCACCGTGGTCGGGCTCGTCGTGATCGGCCTGGTCGGGTGGCGGATCCGTCGGCACCGGTCCGACCACCGGATACGTCAGCACCGGTCCGACCAGCGAAGCGACCGGCCCGGCAGGAACGGGCGGTAG
- a CDS encoding TMEM165/GDT1 family protein: protein MDGFFVALAVSFGVIFVAELGDKSQLMALTFATRFKPVPVLIGITVATAVVHLASVAIGVGLGAVLPTGWISLVAGLAFLAFGAWTLRGDVLTDEEKRKADRTDRSAIVLVSVAFFLAELGDKTMLATITLATQYGWFGTWLGSTIGMVVADALAILVGRMLGKRLPEKTIKYGAAILFAICGVWLIVEALPQLG, encoded by the coding sequence ATGGACGGATTCTTTGTCGCTCTGGCGGTGAGCTTCGGCGTCATCTTCGTGGCCGAGTTAGGCGACAAGTCGCAGTTGATGGCGTTGACCTTCGCCACCCGGTTCAAACCGGTGCCGGTGTTGATCGGCATCACCGTCGCCACGGCGGTGGTGCACCTGGCGTCGGTGGCGATCGGTGTCGGACTGGGCGCGGTGCTGCCCACCGGCTGGATCTCGCTGGTCGCCGGGCTGGCCTTTCTCGCCTTCGGTGCGTGGACGTTGCGCGGCGACGTGCTGACCGACGAGGAGAAACGCAAGGCCGATCGGACGGACCGGTCGGCCATCGTTCTCGTGTCGGTCGCGTTCTTCCTTGCCGAGCTGGGGGACAAGACGATGTTGGCCACCATCACCCTGGCCACCCAGTACGGATGGTTCGGCACCTGGCTGGGCTCGACGATCGGCATGGTGGTGGCCGACGCCCTGGCCATCCTGGTCGGTCGGATGCTGGGCAAGCGGCTGCCCGAGAAGACGATCAAGTATGGCGCGGCGATCCTCTTCGCGATCTGCGGCGTCTGGCTCATCGTGGAAGCCCTGCCCCAACTGGGGTGA
- a CDS encoding helix-turn-helix domain-containing protein yields MNEVTMTADERLGYRLETAAGTFAVELLRLRESAGTPSFRELAKRAHYSRTALSTAVAGRVLPSLPVTLAFVAACGGDEQEWRKRWQQANRRLDVSAAGILERPVIARPAGSPQAVVDGADPERAGCGFDAVTLDAQKVAISETQLVGQVQLRYSPWGRAAWSRFEGTSGLDHLATTSQVEIHMEIERGDGLTRTVEKQEYIHDYMWSMILLVGPDPVRARVQVLINGRLMGAGETLALSLS; encoded by the coding sequence GTGAACGAGGTGACGATGACGGCGGACGAGCGGCTCGGCTATCGGCTGGAGACCGCCGCAGGGACCTTCGCAGTCGAGCTGCTCCGCCTTCGGGAGTCCGCCGGCACACCCAGCTTCCGCGAACTCGCCAAACGCGCGCACTACTCTCGAACCGCCCTGTCGACGGCGGTGGCCGGCCGCGTGTTGCCATCACTGCCGGTGACACTCGCCTTCGTCGCTGCATGCGGCGGAGACGAACAGGAGTGGCGCAAGCGCTGGCAACAGGCCAACCGCCGGCTCGACGTCAGCGCGGCGGGCATCCTCGAACGGCCGGTAATCGCCCGGCCAGCCGGGTCCCCCCAGGCGGTGGTGGACGGCGCCGATCCGGAACGGGCCGGATGCGGCTTCGACGCGGTGACGCTGGACGCGCAGAAGGTGGCCATCTCCGAGACTCAACTCGTCGGCCAGGTGCAGCTGCGCTACTCGCCATGGGGTCGAGCAGCCTGGTCCCGGTTCGAGGGCACATCAGGCCTGGACCACCTGGCAACGACCAGCCAGGTCGAGATCCACATGGAGATCGAACGTGGCGACGGCCTCACCCGCACCGTCGAAAAGCAGGAATACATCCACGACTACATGTGGTCGATGATCCTGCTGGTCGGCCCCGACCCGGTCCGCGCCCGAGTCCAGGTACTCATCAACGGCCGGCTGATGGGAGCCGGTGAGACCCTTGCACTCTCACTGAGCTGA
- a CDS encoding aldo/keto reductase, whose translation MEYTYLGRTGLTVSRLCLGTMNFAWQIDEAASHAILDRAFDEGINFVDTANMYGSERGDGMSEQFIGSWFEKTGRRDRMVLATKLYAPMTDWPNDGGLSARHIIAACEASLRRLRTDWIDLYQMHHVQRNTPWEEIWQAMEVLVSQGKVRYVGSSNFAGWHLARAQAAADRRNFLGLVSEQCKYNLLTRHVELEVVPAAIELGIGILPYSPLHFGALSGAIRKQREGVPGRSVLHAADRVEPHRAALTAYEELCAELSAEPTAVALAWLLSRPGVTGPIVGPRTADQLDLAVAALDLDLSAETLARLDELFPPIGNGGPGPEAWAW comes from the coding sequence ATGGAATACACCTACCTCGGCCGAACCGGCCTGACCGTGAGTCGGCTCTGCCTCGGCACCATGAACTTCGCCTGGCAGATCGACGAGGCGGCCAGCCATGCCATCCTCGACCGGGCGTTCGACGAGGGCATCAACTTCGTGGACACCGCCAACATGTACGGCAGCGAACGCGGCGACGGGATGAGCGAACAGTTCATCGGCAGCTGGTTCGAGAAGACCGGCCGGCGGGACAGGATGGTCCTGGCGACCAAGCTCTACGCTCCGATGACCGACTGGCCCAACGACGGCGGACTCTCCGCCCGGCACATCATCGCCGCCTGCGAGGCCTCGCTGCGCCGACTACGGACCGACTGGATCGACCTCTACCAGATGCACCACGTGCAGCGGAACACGCCGTGGGAGGAGATCTGGCAGGCGATGGAGGTGCTGGTCTCCCAGGGCAAGGTCAGGTACGTCGGCTCGTCCAACTTCGCCGGCTGGCACCTGGCCCGCGCGCAGGCCGCGGCCGATCGACGCAACTTCCTCGGTCTGGTCTCCGAGCAGTGCAAGTACAACCTGCTCACCCGTCACGTCGAACTGGAGGTAGTGCCGGCGGCGATCGAACTCGGGATCGGGATCCTGCCGTACTCACCACTGCACTTCGGCGCGCTCTCCGGTGCCATCCGCAAGCAACGCGAGGGGGTCCCCGGCCGCAGTGTCCTGCACGCCGCCGACCGGGTCGAACCGCACCGCGCGGCCCTGACCGCGTACGAGGAACTGTGCGCCGAGCTGTCGGCGGAACCGACCGCGGTGGCCCTCGCCTGGCTGCTGTCCCGGCCGGGAGTGACCGGTCCGATCGTCGGCCCGCGGACGGCCGACCAGTTGGACCTGGCCGTGGCGGCGCTGGACCTCGATCTGTCCGCCGAGACCCTGGCCCGCCTGGACGAACTGTTCCCACCAATCGGCAATGGCGGCCCGGGCCCCGAAGCCTGGGCCTGGTGA
- a CDS encoding ArsR/SmtB family transcription factor encodes MIEFAPADLVGLRLAHSPLVEVVTSGFALNRPRETWLYGSWAARVRPLLAGAGLRTFLAVISGPTCYVPDFLTPVPATARPSLAEELRVVAATPLDRVAAEVAAAWAGHPAPPEIRRFDTDPAGGLAELVRQVQRYFELAVAPVWPRLRAAAEGEIAYRARLAAEDGPQALLAGLHPRLDWDGSALRLANGKPGQWSLDGQSLTLLPAGFAGPRVYPLTAGPAGRALWYPPRGYGQLWAQAAPAEPSAPLAALLGSTRAGVLTLLAVPASTGEVATTLGLSPATASHHLTTLRNAGLVVGERVGHRLRYRRTALGEQLSAIDGVRIDGR; translated from the coding sequence ATGATTGAGTTTGCGCCAGCCGACCTGGTCGGGCTCAGGCTCGCGCACTCGCCGCTGGTCGAGGTGGTGACGAGCGGCTTCGCCCTGAACCGCCCACGGGAAACATGGTTGTACGGTTCCTGGGCGGCCCGGGTGCGACCCCTGCTTGCCGGGGCCGGCCTACGTACCTTCCTCGCGGTGATCTCCGGCCCGACCTGCTACGTGCCGGACTTCCTCACCCCGGTGCCGGCCACCGCCCGGCCGAGCCTGGCCGAGGAACTGCGGGTGGTGGCCGCGACCCCGCTGGACCGGGTCGCGGCCGAGGTGGCCGCGGCCTGGGCTGGTCATCCCGCGCCGCCGGAGATCCGCCGCTTCGACACTGATCCGGCGGGTGGCCTCGCCGAGTTGGTCCGGCAGGTCCAGCGGTACTTCGAGTTGGCGGTGGCCCCGGTCTGGCCCCGGTTGCGAGCGGCGGCCGAGGGCGAGATCGCGTACCGGGCGCGGCTGGCGGCCGAGGACGGTCCGCAGGCGCTCCTCGCCGGTTTGCATCCGAGACTGGACTGGGACGGCTCGGCACTCCGGTTGGCGAACGGCAAGCCGGGGCAATGGAGCCTGGACGGTCAGTCCCTGACCCTGCTGCCAGCGGGGTTCGCCGGTCCGCGGGTCTACCCCCTGACCGCGGGGCCGGCGGGTCGTGCGCTCTGGTATCCACCCCGCGGATACGGCCAGCTCTGGGCACAGGCGGCACCAGCCGAGCCGTCGGCCCCGCTGGCGGCGCTGCTCGGCTCGACCCGGGCGGGGGTGCTCACCCTGCTGGCCGTGCCCGCCAGCACCGGCGAGGTCGCCACCACCCTGGGACTCTCCCCGGCAACCGCGTCGCACCATCTGACCACGCTGCGGAACGCGGGCCTGGTGGTCGGTGAGCGCGTCGGCCACCGGTTGCGATACCGGCGTACCGCCCTCGGGGAGCAGCTCAGCGCGATCGACGGGGTGCGGATCGACGGACGGTAG
- the nhaA gene encoding Na+/H+ antiporter NhaA, which yields MTRLFQRSGWPEAKVVADILRTETVGGGLLLLGAVVALVWANSPWSASYLTLSQFVPWPGGSSLHLDLNLAQWAADGLLAIFFFVVGLELKREFVAGDLRNPRRAALPVVAAIGGMALPAVIYLGVNLAADGGAPRGWAIPTATDIAFALAVLAVLSSHLPSGLRAFLLTLAVVDDLFAIMIIALFYTDHLSLLPLLGALVPIAIFTLLVQRGRTWWWALIPLGISAWGLMHASGVHATVAGVLLGFAVPVLRRDRHGHGLAERFEHRWRPISAGLAVPVFAFLAAGVSFRGGELSTLVTDPVVIGIAAGLVFGKCIGIFGSTYLLARFTHAELDEGITWSDLLGVALLAGIGFTVSLLIGELAFGPGSERDEHVKAAVLVGSLTSALLASVVLLRRNAVYRRLHEQETRDDDGDGVPDVYQQYPAPEAER from the coding sequence ATGACCCGCCTCTTCCAGCGCTCCGGCTGGCCGGAGGCGAAGGTGGTGGCGGACATCCTCCGCACCGAGACGGTCGGTGGCGGGCTACTCCTGCTGGGCGCGGTCGTCGCCCTCGTCTGGGCCAACTCCCCCTGGTCGGCCTCCTACCTGACCCTGAGCCAGTTCGTTCCCTGGCCGGGCGGCAGCTCGCTGCACCTGGACCTGAACCTGGCCCAGTGGGCCGCCGACGGCCTACTGGCGATCTTCTTCTTCGTGGTCGGCCTGGAACTCAAACGTGAGTTCGTCGCCGGGGACCTTCGCAATCCGCGGCGGGCGGCGCTACCCGTCGTCGCCGCCATCGGCGGCATGGCCCTGCCCGCCGTGATCTACCTCGGGGTCAACCTGGCCGCTGACGGCGGGGCCCCACGGGGCTGGGCCATTCCCACCGCCACCGACATCGCGTTCGCGCTGGCCGTACTCGCCGTGCTCAGCTCCCACCTGCCCAGCGGGCTGCGCGCCTTCCTGCTCACCCTGGCCGTCGTGGACGACCTCTTCGCGATCATGATCATCGCGCTGTTCTACACCGACCACCTCAGCCTGCTCCCACTGCTCGGGGCGCTGGTCCCGATCGCGATCTTCACGCTGCTGGTGCAACGCGGCCGGACCTGGTGGTGGGCACTGATCCCGCTGGGCATATCGGCCTGGGGGCTGATGCACGCCTCCGGCGTACACGCCACCGTCGCCGGGGTCCTGCTCGGCTTCGCCGTACCGGTGCTGCGGCGCGACCGGCACGGTCACGGCCTGGCGGAACGATTCGAGCACCGGTGGCGGCCGATCTCCGCCGGGCTGGCCGTACCGGTGTTCGCGTTCCTCGCCGCCGGCGTCTCCTTCCGAGGCGGTGAACTATCGACACTGGTCACCGACCCGGTGGTGATCGGCATCGCGGCGGGGCTGGTCTTCGGCAAGTGCATCGGCATCTTCGGCTCCACCTACCTGCTGGCCAGGTTCACCCACGCCGAACTCGACGAGGGAATCACCTGGTCCGACCTGCTGGGCGTCGCCCTGCTGGCCGGCATCGGCTTCACCGTCTCGTTGCTGATCGGTGAGTTGGCGTTCGGGCCGGGCAGTGAACGCGACGAGCACGTCAAGGCCGCCGTGCTGGTCGGCTCACTGACCTCGGCACTGCTCGCCTCGGTCGTCCTGCTCCGGCGAAACGCCGTCTACCGGCGGCTACACGAGCAGGAGACGCGGGACGACGACGGTGACGGGGTGCCGGACGTCTACCAGCAGTACCCGGCCCCGGAGGCCGAGCGGTAG
- a CDS encoding polysaccharide biosynthesis tyrosine autokinase — MDLHDHLRVVRQRWWVVLATVMVALGVAGFLTVRAEPKYTASVTFFVTTPSRGLGDAYQGGLFLQQRVKSYVDLLTSDRLAQDVAAANPIGLAAGEVQSRVSANVQMDTVLLTATITDTDKGRALRLAEAVAASFIPLVERIETPPGDDNPPVKLEVVSGPRVNPDPVSPQPTRTFLLAGLIGLVLGVGLSVLRGRADTTIHDGETLHRVTTSPLLGQVPFDQSARLSPLIVKSAATSARAEALRKLRTNLRFVDVQEPAGVIAVTSAVQGEGKSTTACNLAIVLAEAGWRVLLIDADLRRPRVANYLGMPTGIGLTDVLIGEAEINDAVRPWGDRSLLVLPAGSIPPNPSELLGSKGMADLLLSLRESADIIIIDTAPLLAVTDGVVVAVQADGALLVTRAGKTSRTQVAAATQALSSVAARLLGCVLNMAKVPPSEAYQYEAYRVTGPTARSVQGGNRPSRSTSHAVQGTGLEAEPPRGQIDVLATRVVDQPTQELTRIPR; from the coding sequence ATGGACCTGCATGACCACTTGCGCGTGGTGCGCCAACGATGGTGGGTCGTACTCGCGACGGTCATGGTCGCTCTCGGTGTCGCCGGGTTCCTCACCGTGCGGGCCGAACCGAAGTACACCGCCTCGGTGACGTTCTTCGTCACGACACCGAGTCGGGGGTTGGGTGACGCGTACCAGGGCGGTCTCTTCCTCCAGCAGCGAGTGAAGTCGTATGTCGACCTGCTCACCAGCGACCGACTCGCGCAGGACGTCGCAGCGGCCAATCCGATCGGGCTCGCCGCCGGTGAGGTGCAGTCCCGGGTCTCCGCAAACGTCCAGATGGATACCGTGCTGCTCACCGCCACGATCACCGACACCGACAAGGGTCGGGCGCTGCGTCTGGCCGAGGCGGTGGCGGCGAGCTTCATCCCGCTGGTGGAGAGGATCGAGACGCCGCCCGGCGACGACAATCCGCCCGTGAAGCTCGAAGTGGTGAGTGGTCCCCGGGTGAATCCCGATCCGGTCTCCCCCCAACCGACGCGGACCTTCTTGCTTGCCGGGTTGATCGGTCTGGTGCTGGGCGTCGGCCTGTCGGTGCTGCGTGGCCGCGCGGACACCACCATCCATGACGGCGAGACGCTGCACCGGGTCACCACCAGCCCCCTGCTCGGGCAGGTGCCGTTCGACCAGAGCGCCAGGCTGAGCCCGCTGATCGTGAAGAGTGCCGCCACCTCGGCCCGCGCCGAAGCGCTGCGCAAGCTGCGGACCAACCTCCGCTTCGTCGATGTGCAGGAGCCCGCCGGGGTGATCGCGGTGACGAGTGCCGTGCAGGGCGAGGGCAAGTCCACCACAGCCTGCAACCTGGCTATCGTGCTCGCCGAAGCGGGCTGGCGAGTGCTGCTGATCGACGCCGACCTGCGCCGGCCTCGGGTGGCCAACTACCTCGGCATGCCCACCGGAATCGGACTGACCGACGTGCTGATCGGCGAGGCGGAGATCAATGACGCCGTACGTCCGTGGGGGGACCGGTCACTGCTGGTGTTGCCCGCTGGTTCCATCCCCCCGAACCCCAGTGAGCTACTTGGCTCCAAGGGGATGGCGGATCTGCTGCTCTCGCTGCGGGAGTCCGCGGACATCATCATCATCGACACCGCGCCACTGCTGGCGGTCACCGACGGGGTGGTGGTCGCGGTACAGGCCGATGGTGCCCTGCTCGTCACCCGGGCCGGCAAGACGTCGCGGACCCAGGTCGCGGCGGCGACACAGGCGCTCTCCTCGGTGGCCGCCCGGCTGCTCGGCTGCGTACTCAACATGGCGAAGGTGCCACCGTCGGAGGCATATCAGTACGAGGCGTACCGGGTGACCGGTCCGACGGCCCGCTCGGTCCAGGGCGGCAACCGGCCGAGCCGGTCGACCAGCCACGCCGTGCAGGGGACTGGTCTCGAGGCGGAGCCACCCCGAGGGCAGATCGACGTACTGGCCACCCGGGTGGTCGACCAGCCGACCCAGGAACTCACCCGGATTCCGCGATGA
- a CDS encoding glycosyltransferase family 4 protein produces the protein MKIGILSYFFPPEPAFIPGSLAEELVARGHEVRVLTGFPDYPGGQLYPGWRQRWKHQTSSERLTVRRVPRYPGHDASATRMMASYLSFAGSVALVAPRYLAGVDVLYVYQPPATTFAAAGLLRLLRQIPTVLHVQELWPETASRSTVAGAGTADRLLHGGLASTVRRIYQAASGIAVIAPSMRELVVSRGADEAKVRVILNWTDERVFRPTTASAAARQAIGHRGRCTVMHAGDMGPFQRVETAVRAAAQVNGQLDLVLVGSGSEEQQARRLAAELGAGNVRFVGPRPPEQMAELYNAAEYQLVLLRDLPTLRGTVPAKLQAALSCGSPVVVSAGGDTADLVERTRVGLSCPPEDWQALADRFALAAVIPAEARAEMSHRARESYLQRMSMRAGVDEVEQMLGEAVARRRGWKPAR, from the coding sequence GTGAAGATCGGCATCCTGTCCTACTTCTTTCCACCGGAGCCGGCGTTCATCCCGGGCAGTCTCGCCGAGGAACTCGTCGCCCGAGGACACGAGGTTCGAGTCCTGACCGGATTCCCGGACTATCCGGGCGGTCAGCTCTATCCCGGCTGGCGGCAACGCTGGAAGCACCAGACCAGCAGCGAGCGACTCACCGTACGACGGGTGCCGCGTTACCCCGGTCACGACGCGTCGGCGACCCGCATGATGGCCAGCTACCTGTCGTTCGCCGGCAGTGTGGCCCTGGTCGCCCCGCGTTACCTGGCCGGGGTCGACGTGCTCTACGTCTACCAGCCTCCGGCCACGACGTTCGCCGCCGCCGGACTGCTCCGGCTGTTACGTCAGATCCCCACCGTCCTGCACGTACAGGAGTTGTGGCCGGAGACCGCGAGCCGGTCGACGGTGGCTGGCGCGGGCACCGCCGACCGGCTGCTCCACGGCGGCCTTGCGAGTACGGTGCGCCGGATCTACCAGGCGGCCAGCGGTATCGCGGTGATCGCCCCGTCGATGCGGGAGTTGGTGGTGTCCCGGGGAGCGGACGAGGCCAAGGTCCGGGTGATCCTCAACTGGACCGACGAGCGGGTCTTCCGGCCCACGACGGCCAGCGCGGCGGCCCGGCAGGCGATCGGGCACCGGGGTCGATGCACGGTGATGCATGCCGGCGACATGGGCCCGTTCCAGCGGGTCGAGACGGCGGTACGGGCGGCGGCCCAGGTCAACGGGCAGCTCGACCTGGTGCTGGTCGGCTCGGGCAGCGAGGAGCAGCAGGCGCGTCGGCTCGCCGCGGAACTCGGCGCCGGCAATGTGCGGTTCGTCGGTCCGCGTCCGCCCGAGCAGATGGCGGAGCTGTACAACGCCGCCGAATACCAGCTCGTCCTGTTACGGGATCTGCCGACGCTGCGTGGCACCGTGCCGGCGAAGTTGCAGGCCGCGCTCTCCTGCGGATCGCCCGTGGTCGTGTCAGCCGGCGGGGACACCGCCGACCTGGTGGAGCGGACCCGGGTCGGCCTCTCCTGCCCACCGGAGGACTGGCAGGCGTTGGCCGACCGGTTCGCGCTGGCGGCGGTGATCCCGGCGGAGGCGCGGGCCGAGATGTCGCACCGGGCCAGGGAGAGTTACCTGCAGCGCATGTCGATGCGGGCGGGTGTGGACGAGGTCGAGCAGATGCTCGGCGAGGCCGTGGCGCGCCGACGGGGCTGGAAGCCAGCCAGATGA
- a CDS encoding DUF4012 domain-containing protein, with translation MTDGTGQSRSKTRRRIQPRLRRALLGTLVVILSLSAGASWVGHQGWQARHHLTTAADLARELGRQLLDGDVTQARHTLAALQRQAREARAATTDPGWWLSTHLPYAGDNLAAVHGIAVAVDDLSRRVFPSILRLDLAAVLPRSGGFDVAALRSAEPTLTAADTAMREIRQRFDAVPSTALWSSVATAVRQLRGELDRLAVLTATARRAAVLLPPLLGADGARTYLLASQNPAELRATGGMLGAYAVIRADRGRVELVTQGAASELRYFDRPVLPLDPDMQTLYTDLLGVFPADVNLTPHFPTAAVLYREMYRRRTGVTVDGVLATDPVVLSYLLQAIGPVRVPGHATLVADTAVRTLLSDTYQKLGFKAQDDYFAASAMAVFDAMIKRPVDPRALLAALDRAITERRILFWSARPDEQRHLLDTRLAGVLPEQEKVPTVGVFLNDGSGAKLGYYLARDARLTVGNCRPDGRRELHLRLTLSSTVPRSGLSKSVLGLGMAGDPYTVRTLVYVFSPAGGLLHDARLDGVQALLGSGRERGRQVGVVSVDLRPGQTRVLEVGLFSAVTRTGAAELWLTPGATPWTTHISSAPSCSQ, from the coding sequence GTGACTGATGGGACCGGGCAGAGTCGCTCGAAGACCCGACGTCGGATCCAGCCCCGGCTACGCCGGGCTCTGCTCGGCACCCTCGTGGTGATCCTCTCGCTGTCGGCCGGTGCCAGTTGGGTCGGCCACCAGGGCTGGCAGGCCCGACACCACCTCACCACCGCCGCCGATCTCGCTCGTGAACTCGGCCGGCAGCTTCTCGACGGAGACGTCACGCAGGCCCGCCACACCCTGGCCGCGTTGCAACGGCAGGCCCGTGAGGCGCGGGCCGCCACCACGGACCCCGGCTGGTGGTTGAGCACCCATCTGCCGTACGCGGGGGACAACCTGGCAGCGGTCCACGGCATCGCGGTGGCCGTCGACGACCTCAGCCGACGGGTCTTTCCCTCGATCCTGCGGCTGGACCTCGCCGCCGTGCTGCCGCGATCGGGTGGCTTCGACGTGGCCGCGCTGCGCTCCGCCGAGCCCACCCTCACCGCCGCGGACACCGCGATGCGGGAGATCCGGCAGCGCTTCGACGCCGTACCCAGCACCGCCCTCTGGTCCTCGGTGGCGACCGCGGTACGGCAGCTACGTGGCGAACTGGACCGACTCGCCGTACTGACCGCCACGGCGCGTCGTGCCGCTGTGCTGCTGCCACCCCTGCTCGGTGCCGATGGGGCACGCACCTACCTGCTCGCCTCGCAGAACCCGGCCGAACTGCGCGCCACCGGCGGCATGCTCGGCGCGTACGCGGTGATTCGGGCTGACCGGGGGCGAGTGGAACTGGTCACCCAGGGTGCCGCCAGCGAGTTGAGGTACTTCGACCGACCGGTGCTGCCGCTCGACCCGGACATGCAGACCCTCTACACGGATCTGCTCGGGGTCTTTCCCGCTGACGTCAATCTGACCCCGCACTTCCCGACCGCAGCCGTCCTCTACCGCGAGATGTACCGTCGCCGGACCGGCGTCACCGTAGACGGGGTGCTGGCCACCGATCCCGTGGTGCTCTCCTACCTGCTCCAGGCCATCGGCCCGGTACGGGTCCCGGGGCACGCGACCCTGGTGGCGGACACGGCGGTGCGCACCCTGCTGTCGGACACGTACCAGAAACTGGGTTTCAAAGCGCAGGACGACTACTTCGCCGCCTCGGCGATGGCCGTCTTCGACGCGATGATCAAACGCCCCGTCGATCCACGGGCCCTACTGGCGGCACTGGATCGGGCGATCACCGAACGGCGGATCCTGTTCTGGAGTGCCCGGCCGGATGAGCAGCGGCACCTCCTCGACACCCGGTTGGCCGGGGTGCTGCCCGAGCAGGAGAAGGTGCCCACGGTCGGGGTGTTCCTCAACGACGGCAGCGGCGCCAAACTGGGCTACTACCTGGCCCGCGACGCCCGGTTGACGGTCGGGAACTGCCGGCCGGACGGCCGACGCGAACTCCACCTGCGACTCACGCTCTCCTCGACCGTGCCCCGGTCCGGCCTCAGCAAGTCAGTGCTGGGCCTGGGCATGGCCGGCGATCCGTACACCGTCCGGACCCTGGTCTACGTCTTCAGCCCCGCCGGTGGCCTGCTGCACGATGCCCGCCTGGATGGCGTGCAGGCGCTGCTCGGCAGTGGTCGGGAGCGGGGCCGCCAGGTCGGTGTGGTGAGCGTGGATCTCCGGCCCGGCCAGACCCGGGTCCTGGAGGTAGGCCTGTTCAGCGCAGTTACCCGCACCGGTGCCGCCGAACTCTGGCTGACCCCGGGAGCGACGCCATGGACCACCCACATCAGCTCCGCGCCATCGTGTAGCCAGTAG
- a CDS encoding pirin family protein — MNGGQPTPGQTRPAGAPAPEATSVLLAGHDVPLGRYTTVRRLLPQRQRRMVGAWCFVDHFGPDDVTGRPGMQVPPHPHTGLQTVTWLLDGEILHRDSLGSYQPIRPGQLNVMTSGHGITHSEQSPPEHPPLMHGLQLWVALPDATRNGPPSFAHHAGLPVFTATDLTATVLVGEFDGVRSPAVGHTPLLAVQFDLPAGGTARLPVDRGFEHGLLVVSGSVEVDRVPVRPGSLLYLAPGRREISIQGTASATRLVLLGGEPFDESLVMWWNFVGRSHEEIVEARADWMSGRRFGPVVGDDDPPLPAPAMPAVRLKARDRHGHILG; from the coding sequence ATGAACGGTGGACAGCCGACACCAGGGCAGACTCGACCCGCCGGTGCACCCGCACCCGAGGCCACGAGTGTCCTGCTGGCCGGCCACGACGTGCCGCTGGGGCGGTACACCACCGTGCGGCGGCTACTGCCGCAACGACAGCGCCGGATGGTCGGTGCCTGGTGTTTTGTCGATCACTTCGGCCCCGACGACGTCACCGGTCGACCGGGGATGCAGGTGCCGCCGCACCCGCACACCGGACTGCAGACCGTCACCTGGCTGCTGGACGGGGAGATCCTGCATCGGGACAGTCTCGGCAGTTACCAGCCCATCCGGCCGGGACAGCTCAACGTGATGACCTCCGGACACGGAATAACCCACTCCGAGCAGTCCCCGCCGGAGCACCCACCGCTGATGCACGGCCTGCAACTGTGGGTGGCGTTACCGGACGCGACCCGGAATGGGCCGCCCAGCTTCGCCCACCACGCGGGCCTTCCGGTGTTCACCGCGACCGATCTGACGGCGACCGTCCTGGTCGGCGAGTTCGACGGGGTGCGGTCGCCGGCAGTGGGGCACACTCCGCTGCTCGCGGTGCAGTTCGACCTGCCGGCCGGCGGGACCGCCCGGCTGCCCGTGGACCGCGGATTCGAGCACGGCCTGCTGGTGGTGTCGGGTTCGGTCGAGGTCGATCGGGTGCCGGTCAGGCCCGGGTCGTTGCTCTATCTGGCCCCGGGCCGTCGGGAGATCTCGATCCAAGGCACCGCGTCGGCGACCCGCCTGGTGCTGCTCGGGGGCGAGCCGTTCGACGAGTCGCTGGTGATGTGGTGGAACTTCGTCGGGCGTTCCCATGAGGAGATCGTCGAGGCGCGTGCGGACTGGATGTCGGGCCGCCGGTTCGGCCCCGTCGTCGGGGACGACGATCCGCCGCTGCCCGCACCGGCGATGCCTGCCGTCCGGCTCAAGGCGCGGGACAGGCACGGGCACATCCTCGGCTGA